AAGGCGCCATGGTGCGGCTGGAAAGCCGGCGCGGCGATCTCCAGGCGGTGGCGGCGGCGGATTCCCGCCTGTCACCCGGCGCCCTGTTCATGCCGTTCTGCTTCACCGAGGCGGCGGCCAACCTGCTGACCAATCCGGCGCTCGACCCGGTGGCCAAGATTCCCGAACTGAAGGTCTCCGCCGTTCGGTTGTCGCCTTGCCCCGAATAGGCGCGGCTTTCAGCCGTTCATCGACACGGATGATGGTGTGGACGGCCCCTGCTCACCGGCATCGAAGTGCCCTAACGTGGTCGTTTCTGAGACGCCACAAAGAGGGGGCCGCCCATGAGCGAGATTATCAGGATTGCGATCGACCTGTCGAAGGGCGCGTTTGCGCTGCACGGGGTGAATGCGGATGAAGAAGCGGTTTTGTGCCGTCAGTTGAAGCGCGGCCAGGTTCTCGGCTTTTTCACCAAGCTGTCGCCGTGCCTGGTGGGGATGGAGGCGTGCGCCTCGGCCCATTACTGGGCGCGGGAGATCGGGGCGCTGGGCCACGAGGTGGTACTGGTCCCGCCGGCCTATGTGAAGCCGTACGTCAAGCGCGGCCGCAAGAACGACGCCAATGACGCCGCTGCCATTTGCGAAGCGATGGCGCGGCGCTCTGTCCCCCGGGTGCCGGTCAAGACGCCCGAGCAGCAGGCGGTGCTGAT
The DNA window shown above is from Magnetospirillum sp. 15-1 and carries:
- a CDS encoding IS110 family transposase — protein: MSEIIRIAIDLSKGAFALHGVNADEEAVLCRQLKRGQVLGFFTKLSPCLVGMEACASAHYWAREIGALGHEVVLVPPAYVKPYVKRGRKNDANDAAAICEAMARRSVPRVPVKTPEQQAVLMLHRARKMLVGQRTMLANAVRAHLAEFGIVAPCGDKALDGQIAGIHGKSDQALPQLAREALGMLAAQLRDAEAKIDALEHEVLA